Below is a window of Euzebyales bacterium DNA.
GCGACGTTTCAGTACCCGAACGACCAGCGCGAGTCGACGCTGTGGTATCACGACCACACGCTCGGCATGACCCGCCTCAACGTGTACGCAGGACCAGCGGGCTTCTTCATCGTGCGCGGCGGACCCGAGGGTGAGGACGCCCTGCTCGACAGCCGCTTCGGCACGGCGGCGGTGCTCCCGGGGCCGGCGCCGCGGGAAGGGGACAAGTTCCCACCGAACAAGAACTACCGTGAGATCGCGCTCGCCGTCCAGGACCGGTCGTTCGACGCCGACGGCTCGCTGTTCTACCCGGACACGCGCGCGTTCTTCGACGGCATCACCGGACCGTACATCCCCCAGACCGACATCTCGCCGATCTGGAACCCGGAGTTCTTCGGCAACACGATCATCGTCAACGGGAACACGTGGCCGTTCCATATCGTCGAGCAGGCGCGCTACCGGTTCCGCGTCCTGAACGGGTGCCAGTCGCGCTTCCTCATCTTCGACTTCGGCAACATCCCCGGCGTCGAGGTGTGGCAGATCGGCAATGAGGGGGGCTACCTGCGCGCCCCGGTCAACCTCACCGCGGACCGCGACAATCGGCTGTTGATGGGTCCCGCCGAGCGCGCCGACCTGATCGTCGACTTCACCAACGTGTCGCTCGGCAGCCACGTCCTCGGCAACGTCGGCCCAGACGAGCCGTTCGGTGGCGGGGACCCCGGCGTCGACTTCGAGCCCGCCGATCCGGGGTCCACCGGTCAGGTCATGGAGTTCCGCGTCGTGCCGGCCCCGGCACCCGACCCGACGACGCCACCGCAGTTCCTGGTGCTCCCGCCCGTCGCCGCCCTGACGGGCGGCACGACCCGACCGCTGGCGCTGCTGGAGCAGATGTCGGAGTTCTTCGAGGACGCGCCGGCCGAGACCCGGTTGGGCACCATCGCCGGCGATCCGAACACGGGGACCGGCACGTGGACGGCGAAGAAGTGGGAGGACGAGGTCACCGAGAACCCTGCGGTCGGAGACACCGAGGTGTGGGAGTTCTACAACGCCAGCGCCGACGCCCACCCCATGCACGTCCACGAGGTGCTGTTCCAGGTCGTGGACCGGCAGGAAATCACCGTGGATGAGGAGAGCCAG
It encodes the following:
- a CDS encoding multicopper oxidase domain-containing protein, whose translation is ATFQYPNDQRESTLWYHDHTLGMTRLNVYAGPAGFFIVRGGPEGEDALLDSRFGTAAVLPGPAPREGDKFPPNKNYREIALAVQDRSFDADGSLFYPDTRAFFDGITGPYIPQTDISPIWNPEFFGNTIIVNGNTWPFHIVEQARYRFRVLNGCQSRFLIFDFGNIPGVEVWQIGNEGGYLRAPVNLTADRDNRLLMGPAERADLIVDFTNVSLGSHVLGNVGPDEPFGGGDPGVDFEPADPGSTGQVMEFRVVPAPAPDPTTPPQFLVLPPVAALTGGTTRPLALLEQMSEFFEDAPAETRLGTIAGDPNTGTGTWTAKKWEDEVTENPAVGDTEVWEFYNASADAHPMHVHEVLFQVVDRQEITVDEESQTVQVAPGSAPIPPEPHEDGWKDTVIAYPGQVTRLRLRFANPGQFVWHCHIVEHEDNEMMRPYRIGPEQPGQPT